One window of Marinomonas primoryensis genomic DNA carries:
- a CDS encoding AMP-binding protein, translated as MEMLSVFEQLPTPSVNAERNEKGEIVLESNMALLPYDKRVGDWLKKWAKEKPDTVFIAERKNIHRTQDGWRKFTYAQFLKKVEKIAQGIYASGVNPDRPILIISANSIDHALVKMAAMHIGIPVTSLSVAYSMFEGKYDRLAAAVENLNPSIIYAEDGQASASALASLSGDHLVLVSSGLDALDKVQQATTTVHDLSNVKVTAIIDELYNRVDADTAAKYMLTSGSTGNAKVVVVTHRMMCSNQQMIVQCLPFLETTPPVVLDWLPWSHTFGTNHNFNLVLRNGGSLYVDEGRPLPGMVEKTAANILEVKPTLYFNVPKGYEALLPLLKQDKTLSTAFFENLQMVFYAAASLSEPVWRELKTLAAKHNCNPLFSTEWGSTETAPANTSVHWVLEKIGNIGIPMPGVQIKLVPNDNKLEMCIKGPNVFRAYLNDAKNTHESFDLDGFYKIGDAGYLADPENPSAGIMFDGRVSEDFKMSTGTWVCVATMKKRGVEALKGLVTDVLIAGHDKNHLSLIVFPTPSIYKLVGGELNHTQLLESALLNGIFKEALDEINAQARGSSQKIKKIVLAQTPPSIELGEVTDKGNFNQRKLLTTRQEFIAEIYSCEGQTVVCG; from the coding sequence ATGGAAATGCTATCGGTGTTTGAGCAGTTGCCTACACCTTCTGTGAATGCAGAGCGTAATGAAAAGGGTGAGATCGTTCTTGAATCAAATATGGCTTTATTGCCTTATGATAAAAGAGTAGGGGATTGGCTAAAGAAATGGGCGAAAGAAAAACCTGATACAGTTTTTATTGCCGAGCGGAAAAACATTCATCGGACTCAAGACGGTTGGCGTAAATTTACCTACGCCCAATTTCTTAAAAAAGTAGAGAAAATTGCTCAAGGTATTTATGCCTCAGGAGTGAATCCTGATCGCCCTATTTTAATCATCTCGGCAAACTCCATAGATCATGCTTTGGTGAAAATGGCGGCGATGCACATTGGTATTCCTGTCACATCGTTGTCTGTAGCGTACTCAATGTTTGAAGGTAAATATGATCGCTTAGCGGCTGCTGTAGAAAATTTAAACCCAAGCATCATTTATGCCGAAGATGGGCAAGCTTCTGCTTCAGCCTTAGCTTCTTTAAGTGGAGATCACCTAGTTCTTGTTTCGTCAGGTCTTGACGCTTTAGACAAGGTACAGCAAGCGACAACCACTGTGCACGATTTATCAAATGTTAAAGTCACTGCCATTATTGACGAGTTATATAACAGAGTTGATGCGGATACAGCTGCTAAATACATGCTGACATCAGGTTCAACAGGGAACGCCAAAGTCGTCGTTGTTACACATAGAATGATGTGTTCTAACCAGCAAATGATTGTCCAATGTTTGCCATTTTTGGAAACCACGCCACCGGTTGTTTTAGACTGGCTGCCTTGGAGTCACACTTTTGGCACCAATCATAATTTCAACTTGGTGCTAAGAAATGGTGGTAGTTTATATGTGGATGAAGGTCGTCCCCTGCCGGGTATGGTTGAAAAAACAGCTGCAAATATTCTTGAAGTAAAGCCAACGCTTTATTTCAACGTCCCTAAAGGTTATGAGGCCCTCCTTCCATTACTTAAGCAGGATAAGACCCTCTCTACTGCCTTTTTTGAAAACTTACAAATGGTATTTTACGCAGCTGCATCCTTATCAGAGCCAGTGTGGCGAGAGCTTAAAACACTGGCGGCTAAACACAATTGCAACCCTCTATTTTCTACCGAATGGGGATCAACAGAAACGGCGCCAGCTAACACCAGTGTTCACTGGGTATTAGAAAAAATTGGAAACATCGGCATTCCCATGCCCGGTGTACAAATAAAACTGGTACCCAATGACAATAAACTGGAAATGTGCATTAAGGGACCGAATGTCTTCCGAGCTTACTTGAATGACGCTAAAAACACACACGAAAGTTTTGACTTGGATGGCTTCTATAAAATCGGTGATGCAGGCTATTTAGCTGATCCTGAAAACCCATCTGCGGGAATTATGTTTGATGGGCGTGTTTCTGAAGACTTCAAAATGTCGACAGGTACTTGGGTGTGCGTCGCCACAATGAAAAAACGCGGTGTTGAAGCACTTAAAGGGTTAGTCACCGACGTACTCATAGCGGGTCATGACAAAAATCACCTTAGTTTAATCGTGTTCCCAACGCCTAGTATTTATAAGTTAGTGGGTGGTGAACTAAACCACACCCAGCTTCTTGAAAGTGCTTTGCTTAACGGAATCTTCAAAGAAGCCCTTGACGAAATAAATGCTCAAGCAAGAGGCTCTTCGCAAAAAATTAAGAAAATTGTGTTAGCACAAACTCCTCCTTCTATTGAATTAGGAGAAGTGACAGACAAGGGCAATTTCAATCAGCGGAAATTATTAACGACGCGAC